Proteins from a single region of Corynebacterium casei LMG S-19264:
- a CDS encoding FtsX-like permease family protein, translating to MTALVGLCAAQFAWTHDDRFVAATQAQGHAITEFTIVSETIYMLVAVLALFSLTVVGTATVESTRRTFSQWRLVGASPGDVRRSTWALVATASLIGAVPGSLAGIGLSYVVVPAFNQMAAPGFNAPVLPPSILAWLASLVLGVATCLLGAFGPAHRASRTQAIEVFRDIPGRHRKGWWWRVPLAGLLLLFSLGMVVTAAALGAHSAGVAVMFNLALNAGISAVFFAYIVGPLCVPGLLAGLGHLAGTFGNVTGRLAARAAVERAGTSANTVAPLAAGIGGVGVILTSVESAAAVVRVVDSSAETNLADTVVMAALISFVLLVTSAAVVSLVSRDLEREHSLLRIAGMPSRRITGWYAWQALLLSLTAILLAAVPIIVTVATTAISSAAYVGYPIVAVPWTTLLLGLVVSWLVLFLVQWWPARASLRADVAVGLRSA from the coding sequence GTGACTGCGCTCGTCGGCCTATGCGCCGCGCAGTTCGCCTGGACCCATGACGACCGCTTCGTCGCCGCCACCCAGGCGCAGGGCCACGCGATCACCGAATTCACCATCGTCTCCGAGACGATCTACATGCTCGTCGCCGTCCTTGCGTTGTTCTCGCTCACCGTCGTCGGCACCGCGACCGTGGAGTCGACCCGGCGCACTTTCTCCCAGTGGCGTCTCGTCGGGGCCAGTCCTGGCGACGTGCGCCGCAGCACCTGGGCGCTCGTCGCCACCGCCTCGCTCATCGGGGCAGTGCCCGGCTCCCTCGCGGGGATCGGCCTGAGCTACGTCGTCGTGCCCGCCTTTAACCAGATGGCCGCCCCTGGCTTCAACGCCCCGGTCTTGCCGCCGTCCATCCTCGCGTGGCTGGCCTCTCTTGTCCTCGGCGTGGCCACCTGCCTGCTCGGGGCGTTCGGACCGGCGCACCGAGCCTCGCGGACGCAGGCGATCGAGGTCTTCCGCGACATCCCCGGACGTCACAGGAAAGGGTGGTGGTGGCGAGTCCCGCTGGCGGGGCTCCTGCTGCTGTTTTCCCTCGGCATGGTCGTGACAGCGGCTGCGCTCGGCGCACATTCCGCCGGCGTAGCGGTGATGTTCAATCTCGCCCTAAACGCCGGAATTTCGGCCGTGTTCTTCGCCTACATCGTCGGCCCACTCTGCGTCCCTGGGCTCCTCGCAGGGCTCGGCCACCTTGCGGGCACGTTTGGCAACGTCACCGGCCGACTCGCGGCTCGGGCTGCCGTCGAGAGGGCAGGCACCAGCGCGAACACCGTCGCCCCGCTGGCCGCGGGCATCGGCGGGGTCGGCGTCATCCTCACCTCCGTCGAATCTGCGGCGGCCGTGGTCAGGGTTGTCGACAGCTCGGCGGAGACCAACCTCGCCGACACCGTGGTGATGGCCGCCCTGATTTCCTTCGTCCTCCTCGTCACTTCCGCCGCCGTCGTCTCGCTGGTCTCGCGCGACCTTGAGCGAGAGCATTCCCTGCTGCGGATCGCAGGGATGCCGAGCCGGCGCATCACTGGTTGGTATGCCTGGCAGGCACTCCTCCTCTCCCTGACCGCCATCCTGCTCGCGGCCGTGCCGATTATCGTCACGGTGGCGACGACCGCCATCAGCTCGGCCGCCTACGTCGGCTACCCGATCGTCGCGGTGCCGTGGACGACACTTCTCCTCGGACTCGTCGTCAGCTGGCTCGTCCTTTTCCTCGTCCAGTGGTGGCCCGCCCGGGCCTCGCTACGCGCTGACGTCGCCGTCGGCCTAAGGTCGGCGTGA
- a CDS encoding ABC transporter ATP-binding protein: protein MNTAPTIHAEQIVKLPSGNASAQQLPILRDCSVDLGGGLTAVVGPSGAGKTSLLYCLSGLDRPDRGQVSINGTDLYAMSDERRTRFLRQTASFVFQQYNLIGYLTVEENVRLPHALAKHRVEVAAVEEILSRFGLLEKRAARVNTLSGGEQQRAALCRAILMRPSVIFADEPTGALDTANTAVVLRVLRELATQECSVIMVTHDVESAALADRIVFMRDGTIAHVTGQLGVDDILHTMARLGGR, encoded by the coding sequence ATGAACACCGCACCCACTATCCATGCCGAGCAGATTGTGAAGCTCCCCAGCGGCAACGCCTCGGCGCAGCAGCTACCGATCCTGCGCGACTGCTCAGTCGACCTCGGCGGCGGCCTGACCGCCGTCGTCGGCCCGTCCGGCGCGGGAAAGACGTCTCTGCTCTACTGCCTCAGCGGCCTCGATCGCCCCGATCGGGGCCAGGTCTCCATCAACGGTACCGACCTCTACGCGATGAGCGACGAGAGGCGCACCCGGTTCCTGCGCCAGACCGCGAGCTTCGTCTTCCAGCAGTACAACCTCATCGGCTACCTCACCGTCGAGGAGAACGTCCGGCTCCCTCACGCCCTGGCCAAACACCGAGTCGAGGTAGCCGCAGTCGAGGAGATCCTCTCCCGCTTCGGTCTGCTCGAGAAGAGGGCGGCGAGGGTAAACACCCTCTCCGGGGGCGAGCAGCAGCGAGCCGCCCTGTGCCGGGCGATCCTCATGCGGCCGTCAGTGATCTTCGCTGATGAACCTACCGGCGCCCTTGACACCGCCAACACCGCCGTCGTGCTGCGGGTCTTGCGCGAACTGGCCACCCAGGAGTGCTCCGTCATCATGGTCACCCACGACGTCGAGTCCGCGGCTCTGGCCGATCGGATCGTCTTCATGCGCGATGGAACGATCGCCCACGTCACCGGACAGCTCGGCGTCGACGATATCCTCCACACCATGGCGCGCTTGGGAGGCCGGTAG
- a CDS encoding ABC transporter ATP-binding protein, producing the protein MRRRKANADRKRVAGFRQAFGVMRPYQAVLWWALLIGICAAGISTIQPIFVSRVVDEFSGGITIGLPMLIVCLLIVGAGLTGMKELLIERAGERFAYDTRVALVELIYNLPIPRLEKHDRADIVSRVTSDVTAARMLLTSGIIDLAVGGATVIVSVVMMATIDPLLLSLALVAVLVVAIAVYKLGEKARPIGLSMQDSIGTLAGHLSRAIGSIKTIRAARATKAEGLGAQEQAAAVRRAGLEAANLRAIIQATTGVAVQLLIVVVVGIGALRVSVGAVSTGDLAAFIMYLMLIVTPITMMATIVSTLGEAFGALSRILELQREPIEDPGPDQEAAAAVRPRLDSPALEFDTVSFAYSLTRASNQPVALTLDNVSFAAAPGAVTALVGPSGAGKTTVFSLIERFYDVTEGTIRIHGRDMGSMSRDEVRSRVAYVDQDAAALSGTIRDNLRLNAPSADDETCAQALWKVGLLAEHEQAREVLDRSVGELGSRLSGGERQRLAFARAILSQAEILLLDEVTSHLDGRNESAIQDVMRSGDDQTVLVIAHRLSTIADADRIILFDEGRIRDAGTHRELLGRSELYLSLARTQFITSDPD; encoded by the coding sequence ATGCGCAGGAGGAAAGCCAATGCCGACCGTAAACGAGTTGCAGGATTCCGGCAAGCATTCGGCGTGATGAGACCGTACCAGGCGGTGCTATGGTGGGCGCTGCTAATCGGAATATGCGCCGCGGGGATCTCCACCATCCAACCTATTTTCGTTTCCAGGGTCGTCGACGAGTTCAGCGGCGGAATCACCATCGGTCTGCCCATGCTCATCGTTTGCCTGCTTATTGTCGGCGCGGGGTTGACAGGAATGAAGGAACTGCTCATCGAGAGAGCCGGAGAGCGGTTCGCCTACGACACCCGAGTAGCCCTCGTCGAACTCATCTACAACCTACCAATTCCTAGACTCGAGAAACACGACAGAGCCGACATCGTCTCAAGAGTCACCTCCGACGTCACTGCGGCGCGAATGCTTCTGACGTCCGGCATTATCGACCTGGCGGTGGGGGGCGCCACTGTTATCGTCTCGGTGGTGATGATGGCGACGATCGACCCTCTCCTACTCTCGCTCGCCCTCGTCGCTGTGCTCGTCGTGGCGATCGCCGTCTACAAACTGGGCGAGAAGGCGCGCCCCATCGGTCTGAGCATGCAGGACTCGATCGGGACGCTCGCCGGGCACCTCTCTCGAGCGATCGGCTCCATCAAGACGATCCGCGCGGCGAGAGCAACCAAGGCAGAAGGACTGGGAGCGCAGGAACAGGCGGCGGCCGTTCGGCGAGCCGGGCTTGAAGCCGCCAATCTGCGGGCGATCATCCAAGCCACGACCGGCGTCGCAGTTCAGCTCTTGATCGTTGTGGTCGTCGGCATCGGTGCGCTCCGAGTCTCCGTGGGAGCCGTGTCAACAGGCGATCTTGCCGCATTCATCATGTATCTCATGCTGATCGTCACGCCCATCACGATGATGGCGACCATCGTTTCCACGCTGGGTGAGGCCTTCGGGGCGCTCTCGCGAATTCTTGAGCTTCAGAGAGAGCCGATCGAAGACCCAGGTCCCGACCAGGAAGCGGCGGCGGCCGTCCGCCCTCGGCTGGACTCGCCGGCGTTAGAGTTCGACACCGTCTCGTTCGCATACTCCTTGACGCGGGCGTCGAACCAGCCCGTTGCATTGACACTCGACAACGTAAGTTTCGCCGCTGCTCCGGGCGCTGTGACGGCGCTCGTGGGGCCTTCTGGGGCCGGGAAGACCACGGTCTTCTCGCTCATCGAGCGATTCTACGACGTCACGGAGGGAACGATTCGCATCCATGGGCGCGACATGGGATCGATGTCCCGCGACGAGGTGCGCTCGCGCGTCGCCTACGTCGACCAGGACGCAGCAGCGTTGTCCGGCACAATCCGCGACAACCTGCGCCTCAACGCTCCATCGGCCGACGACGAGACCTGTGCGCAGGCTCTCTGGAAAGTTGGCCTCCTAGCCGAGCACGAACAGGCACGCGAAGTGCTTGACAGGAGCGTCGGCGAGCTAGGGTCGCGCCTCAGCGGTGGCGAGCGCCAGCGCCTGGCCTTCGCGCGGGCCATACTCTCCCAGGCGGAGATCCTTCTCCTTGACGAAGTCACCTCTCACCTGGACGGTAGGAACGAATCGGCGATCCAAGACGTGATGCGGTCTGGCGACGACCAGACCGTTCTCGTCATCGCCCACCGCCTGTCAACGATCGCCGACGCGGACCGCATCATTCTCTTCGACGAGGGTCGGATCCGGGATGCCGGAACCCACCGCGAGCTGCTCGGGCGGTCGGAACTCTACCTCAGCCTCGCCCGCACGCAGTTCATCACCAGCGATCCCGACTGA
- a CDS encoding AAA family ATPase: MRLVSARVRGAGRLLDTTIKLDQKLVAIVGPNEAGKTTLLRSLAYVDASDALGPAQRSRASTGIADSTPVVSLRYRVSDEDRKELEDLELEDTPIEFFVSRRADGDGPNFTVKPAPRKSEAQLKQLAADLGESLSAISVLEPLPIEMAEEDEIPEPPDGSPLLDELRLLRQDLDTHLANPLGEREPIDALRERADKDVEVLSAFAETDVLQRLLLSLGAWVDREDPTERTEKALWNLTPDVVMFTEADRTLASAYTLDDALLGDVPTALANLARLAGLDLNALTQAVQTGQVSRRDTIKNKANITLGNYFKNAWQQSDLKVELNVENKLLRIGIVEDGVHASVFDERSAGLRMFVALNSFLAARNSGRATILLIDEAETRLHIDAQADLVQMFAKQDKADKIIYTTHSPGCLPADLGVGIRAVVPDSDETSHVENSFWRQEGGGFTSLMFAMGASAAAFTPARCAVIAEGATDMILLPTLMRAAIGQDSLPYQVAPGLSEMPKDSYPELDFQAARVAFLVDGDGGGQRLAETIGRAIPGDRIVALDVHGIENTLDSDLYLHTFTALLRDVNAGVTIGEPPSLPDATAAPWSTTLEAWAASQGWRAPTKQEIANHLIELDEVALRPQGILALKQAHAALLTALGITP, from the coding sequence ATGAGGCTTGTTTCTGCACGAGTGCGTGGTGCCGGCCGGCTCCTTGATACCACGATCAAGCTAGACCAGAAGCTTGTCGCAATCGTTGGGCCAAACGAGGCAGGTAAGACGACGCTCCTCAGGTCACTTGCCTATGTGGACGCCTCCGACGCTCTCGGACCCGCACAGCGGTCGCGCGCATCGACGGGCATCGCCGACTCCACCCCGGTCGTCAGCTTGCGTTACCGCGTCAGCGACGAGGACCGTAAGGAGTTGGAGGACCTTGAACTCGAGGACACTCCAATCGAATTCTTCGTTAGTCGTCGTGCCGACGGTGATGGACCCAACTTCACTGTCAAGCCCGCACCTCGCAAGTCCGAGGCGCAGCTGAAGCAACTGGCAGCCGACCTGGGTGAATCCCTGTCAGCAATCAGCGTCTTAGAACCGCTTCCCATCGAAATGGCCGAGGAAGACGAAATACCAGAGCCCCCGGATGGTTCGCCGTTGCTCGATGAACTTCGCCTGCTGCGACAAGATCTCGATACCCACCTCGCTAACCCGCTCGGGGAGCGAGAACCGATTGACGCCTTGCGCGAACGCGCTGACAAAGACGTCGAGGTATTGAGTGCATTCGCCGAAACCGACGTTCTGCAGCGACTGCTTCTCTCACTCGGAGCGTGGGTTGATCGTGAGGACCCCACGGAGAGGACCGAGAAGGCACTCTGGAATCTCACCCCCGACGTAGTCATGTTCACTGAGGCCGACCGCACGCTGGCTTCTGCCTACACCCTTGATGACGCACTGCTTGGCGACGTGCCAACAGCGCTTGCGAACCTGGCGCGATTGGCCGGACTTGACCTGAATGCTCTAACCCAGGCCGTGCAGACCGGACAGGTATCCCGACGAGACACAATCAAGAACAAGGCGAACATCACACTCGGCAACTACTTCAAGAACGCATGGCAGCAGTCCGACCTAAAGGTCGAACTCAACGTCGAGAACAAGCTTCTCCGAATTGGCATCGTCGAAGACGGTGTACACGCATCCGTGTTCGACGAACGAAGCGCTGGGTTGCGAATGTTCGTCGCTTTGAACTCTTTCCTTGCTGCGCGAAACAGTGGACGCGCGACGATCCTCCTGATCGATGAGGCGGAAACCCGCCTTCACATCGACGCGCAGGCCGATCTCGTGCAGATGTTCGCCAAACAGGACAAAGCCGACAAGATCATCTACACCACCCACTCGCCGGGCTGTCTACCCGCCGATCTTGGTGTCGGTATCCGAGCCGTCGTGCCCGACAGCGACGAGACGAGCCACGTAGAAAACAGCTTCTGGCGACAAGAGGGCGGCGGGTTCACCTCCCTGATGTTCGCGATGGGTGCCTCGGCCGCAGCATTTACACCAGCACGCTGCGCGGTCATCGCGGAAGGCGCCACCGACATGATCCTCCTCCCGACCCTAATGCGCGCCGCCATAGGACAAGACAGTCTGCCGTATCAGGTGGCACCTGGCCTCTCAGAGATGCCGAAGGACTCGTACCCGGAGCTCGACTTCCAGGCGGCTAGGGTCGCGTTCCTCGTCGACGGCGACGGCGGGGGACAAAGGCTCGCCGAGACGATCGGTCGCGCCATACCTGGTGACCGGATTGTCGCCCTCGACGTGCACGGCATTGAGAACACCCTGGACTCGGATCTCTACCTGCACACTTTTACCGCGCTGCTCCGCGACGTCAACGCCGGAGTCACCATAGGTGAACCACCAAGCCTGCCCGATGCGACGGCAGCACCGTGGTCCACGACTCTGGAAGCCTGGGCTGCCAGTCAGGGATGGCGGGCACCGACGAAGCAGGAGATCGCGAACCACCTCATTGAACTCGACGAGGTGGCCCTCAGACCGCAGGGTATCCTCGCCCTGAAACAGGCGCATGCTGCGCTACTCACCGCTTTGGGGATCACACCGTGA
- a CDS encoding AAA family ATPase, protein MTLANDLATWVAERTDWQKDAVGRFCRNENLSEDAVNEIADHLIAGTYPSVAAITAADVPGTSESGESIRLSAVADVEGVNALITGQRLTFASKGLTIIYGDNASGKSGYARLIRQAVTARIKGDLLGDVFAKSVHDQKAVFEYVVGSTATTWALTQGTSRDLSSVRFYDEECGDAYVTTASEISYRPSALTLLDRLSAACDQVRQALSQRLSDNAALRMELPLLGEGTKAKQFLDQLSATTTREQIDEATTLSPDHDVSLSAKLRELTRLQASDLNAEKTRLAQLAAHWATVKSHSDQLAEAVTNQSFDNVAALAKSAIDLRGAAKIASAKNFDAEPLPGVGSATWRALWDAARRYSTTEAYHEHDFPVTTDDAVCVLCQQPLSPDGSNRLGRFDAFIKDTTSRDADAAERRVIQRRDEIARLQSAPAAVTTALSQLQAGGEDVTASQTWMTEAATVATEIVAWVDGTREERPTTSGVAPGTTIGERRQTLITASANIDSTSFNDSVRALKSEVADLQAAEQFAKAKDNLVKELVRLQARTKIEEARRLTDTTGITRKATALTTAYVTSIVRDQFTHETEQLYLRRVTLAPTKGRRDVTLQHRPRLLGAILDADIDDVLSEGEQTALGLAGFLTEVEFDESKSAVVLDDPVSSLDASRRSRVARRLAELARSRQVVVFTHEATFVNALNKAARDLGVDVAERAILRQGERPGLTADKHPWSVKDIPSRINHLEAEIARLKKERGQLDSDEYTRRAQEWGGRLSQAWERVVNLDVVNELVDRGTNEVRPRMFKMLVGITEQDDNDYQSGYAKASEWAPRHDQAPETNFTAPEPDELEAELVRFKEWVRRIKGYKK, encoded by the coding sequence GTGACACTCGCGAACGACCTGGCGACCTGGGTGGCTGAACGCACCGACTGGCAGAAGGATGCCGTCGGGCGCTTTTGCCGGAACGAGAATCTGTCTGAAGACGCCGTCAACGAGATCGCCGATCACCTGATCGCAGGGACGTATCCATCCGTCGCCGCCATCACCGCTGCCGATGTCCCTGGTACCTCCGAGAGCGGAGAGTCGATACGGCTGTCAGCCGTAGCCGACGTGGAGGGCGTGAACGCGCTCATCACGGGCCAGCGGTTGACCTTCGCCAGCAAGGGCCTGACGATCATCTACGGCGACAATGCCAGCGGGAAGTCCGGCTACGCCCGTCTCATTCGGCAGGCCGTTACTGCCCGAATCAAGGGTGATCTTCTCGGTGATGTCTTCGCAAAGAGCGTGCACGATCAGAAGGCAGTCTTCGAGTACGTGGTTGGCTCTACGGCTACGACCTGGGCGCTCACACAGGGGACCAGCCGCGATCTGTCATCGGTACGGTTCTACGACGAAGAGTGCGGCGACGCCTATGTCACCACAGCCTCAGAGATCAGCTATCGCCCATCCGCGCTTACTCTGCTCGATCGGCTCTCGGCCGCGTGCGATCAGGTGCGGCAAGCTCTCTCACAGCGCCTGAGTGACAATGCGGCGCTCCGTATGGAACTTCCGCTCCTTGGGGAAGGCACGAAGGCAAAGCAGTTTCTTGATCAGCTCAGTGCTACCACCACGCGTGAGCAGATCGACGAGGCCACGACGCTGTCCCCGGATCACGACGTATCGCTCTCCGCCAAACTGCGGGAACTCACGCGCTTGCAAGCCAGCGATCTTAATGCAGAGAAGACACGCCTCGCTCAGCTCGCAGCCCATTGGGCGACAGTCAAGAGTCATAGCGATCAACTGGCTGAGGCCGTAACGAACCAGTCGTTCGACAATGTGGCCGCGCTCGCGAAAAGTGCAATCGATCTCCGAGGGGCGGCAAAGATCGCGTCAGCGAAGAACTTCGACGCCGAGCCATTGCCTGGTGTCGGGTCGGCGACGTGGCGGGCCCTCTGGGATGCGGCACGTCGGTATTCGACGACCGAGGCGTATCACGAACACGACTTCCCAGTCACTACCGATGACGCCGTGTGTGTTCTATGCCAGCAACCGCTGAGCCCGGATGGATCAAACCGATTGGGGCGATTCGATGCCTTCATAAAGGACACCACCTCGCGTGATGCCGATGCTGCCGAGCGTCGCGTCATTCAGCGTCGCGATGAGATTGCTCGTCTCCAGTCCGCGCCGGCGGCTGTGACTACCGCCTTGAGCCAGCTGCAGGCTGGTGGCGAGGATGTCACAGCAAGCCAGACATGGATGACCGAAGCGGCAACGGTCGCCACTGAGATAGTAGCGTGGGTTGACGGCACCAGAGAGGAGCGTCCGACGACCTCTGGAGTGGCTCCGGGCACAACCATCGGCGAGAGGCGACAAACGCTGATCACCGCCAGCGCGAATATTGATTCAACAAGCTTCAACGATTCTGTCCGAGCGCTGAAATCCGAGGTTGCCGATCTCCAAGCGGCAGAGCAATTTGCGAAGGCCAAAGATAATCTTGTCAAAGAATTGGTGCGGCTCCAGGCGAGAACCAAGATTGAAGAAGCTCGCCGACTCACTGACACTACTGGGATTACCCGCAAGGCAACGGCCTTAACCACGGCTTACGTGACGAGCATCGTTCGAGACCAGTTCACTCACGAGACTGAGCAGCTTTACTTGCGCCGGGTCACACTCGCTCCCACTAAAGGTAGACGCGACGTCACGCTCCAGCATCGGCCCCGTCTACTCGGAGCCATCTTGGACGCCGATATCGACGATGTACTGAGCGAGGGTGAACAGACCGCTCTCGGGTTGGCCGGATTCCTCACCGAAGTCGAGTTTGATGAGTCGAAGTCAGCCGTTGTGCTCGACGACCCTGTGTCGTCGCTCGACGCCAGCCGCCGTTCCCGCGTGGCCCGCCGCCTCGCGGAACTGGCACGGTCGAGACAAGTCGTTGTTTTCACGCACGAGGCAACTTTCGTGAACGCCCTTAACAAGGCGGCACGGGACCTTGGGGTCGACGTCGCTGAGCGCGCAATTCTACGACAGGGCGAGCGTCCAGGGCTAACTGCTGACAAGCATCCTTGGAGCGTCAAAGACATCCCGTCGCGGATCAACCACCTGGAAGCCGAGATCGCACGACTCAAGAAGGAGCGGGGCCAGCTCGACTCCGATGAGTACACGCGGCGTGCTCAGGAGTGGGGCGGGCGGTTGTCTCAAGCATGGGAACGCGTGGTCAACCTCGATGTTGTGAACGAGCTGGTGGATCGCGGTACTAACGAGGTGCGGCCACGCATGTTCAAGATGCTCGTAGGAATCACGGAACAAGACGACAACGACTACCAATCTGGCTACGCTAAGGCATCGGAGTGGGCGCCTCGCCACGATCAGGCCCCCGAGACCAACTTCACCGCACCGGAGCCCGACGAACTCGAAGCGGAGTTGGTCCGCTTCAAAGAATGGGTCAGAAGGATTAAGGGTTATAAGAAGTGA
- the lanKC gene encoding class III lanthionine synthetase LanKC yields MPLDTRYLHYCQAGKPFYQPADNAGSSPALGSDIVQLTEWTVTRSQPWTVYVPSDRRLPRQGWKIHLSATRSNRAAVLRAASEYCYRHDIPFKHLSTEADFKSQNSKYANRASSGKFVTVYPESVEQFEKTLRDLDSTIGHLEGPYILSDRRWGTGPIFYRYGAFVQSNSETTFVTTLIAPDGTEVEDPREPAFTPPAWLDFPTFLSEQRDQAGGPEFPFEMVKALHFSNGGGVYLARALTNEFVGAGTDVVLKEARPHTAVDDDGLDAVDRLAHENRVLQDLASTGFVPQVHGIFRHWEHMFLVQEHVDGLDLKREWMKRTPVLKPRPWTLQEPDYLKWLERTIGRLEAAIGAFHRKGWLIGDIHPKNIIMRNGAHPVFIDLEFAHAMDERWRSTNGAPGYEPSKGLTGAAADRWSLGIVELDLVLPQATIADQGNHQKIVDLVAFGQEELGVPEAAAARILRNTVEALPHSESARPTMPPLEIDQLQRRFATAILSTIDLENPLAPVPSDIEVFEEGGDEARIGYPYGIVGVLAALTVSGVPLEDRLIRRSTGWIRERLSQIRSSGFKGREGIQYGLEQIGFHALAAEVERLDLAPPSDHTYWSGWAGVGLGALSRDSVHAKEIEAASDALSRLLETDVETPVAGLLHGWSGPALFWTTAFRRHAQRPEYKDLARRAIERDLSACGETLNGTIELDEGWRTLPYLGTGSAGVALAIEELNAISESPRFTQELDKLRLASTYFQCGQGGFAHGLTGFITMLARYPEMHSGAREVLESHMRSLQLHAVPFGEGLLIRGNQNLRLSCDFLTGSAGVLGGLSAVQGRWSGVPFLPGTDGSRMERR; encoded by the coding sequence ATGCCGCTCGACACTCGCTACCTGCACTACTGTCAGGCGGGGAAGCCCTTCTATCAGCCAGCTGACAATGCGGGCTCGTCCCCGGCGCTGGGCTCAGACATCGTCCAACTCACCGAGTGGACCGTCACCAGGAGTCAGCCATGGACCGTCTACGTCCCGTCCGATAGGCGATTGCCGCGCCAGGGTTGGAAGATCCATCTCTCAGCGACGAGAAGTAATCGCGCAGCAGTCCTCCGCGCAGCCTCTGAATATTGCTATCGCCACGACATTCCCTTCAAGCACCTGTCGACCGAGGCGGACTTCAAGTCGCAGAACAGCAAGTACGCGAACCGGGCATCGTCGGGGAAGTTTGTCACCGTCTATCCCGAATCCGTCGAACAGTTCGAGAAGACCCTGCGCGACCTCGACTCGACCATCGGACACCTCGAGGGGCCCTACATTCTCTCTGATCGACGATGGGGAACCGGCCCAATCTTCTATCGATACGGTGCGTTCGTACAGTCGAACTCGGAGACCACCTTCGTCACGACGCTCATTGCTCCCGACGGTACAGAGGTCGAGGATCCCAGGGAGCCTGCCTTCACGCCCCCCGCCTGGCTCGACTTCCCGACGTTCCTGAGCGAGCAGAGGGACCAGGCGGGTGGGCCTGAATTCCCGTTCGAAATGGTCAAGGCTCTGCATTTCTCCAACGGAGGAGGAGTCTACCTGGCTCGGGCTCTGACCAACGAGTTTGTCGGAGCCGGGACCGATGTCGTCCTCAAAGAGGCACGACCCCACACTGCCGTCGACGACGACGGCCTCGACGCCGTTGACCGCCTAGCACACGAGAACCGAGTGTTGCAGGACCTCGCATCAACCGGATTCGTCCCGCAGGTGCATGGAATCTTCCGGCACTGGGAGCACATGTTCTTGGTCCAAGAGCATGTCGATGGGCTCGACCTCAAGCGCGAGTGGATGAAGCGGACGCCGGTGCTCAAACCGCGACCCTGGACTCTGCAGGAGCCCGATTACCTCAAATGGCTTGAGAGAACGATCGGGCGCCTCGAGGCCGCCATCGGTGCCTTCCATCGTAAGGGCTGGCTCATCGGCGACATCCATCCAAAGAACATCATCATGAGAAACGGTGCGCACCCCGTCTTCATCGACCTCGAGTTCGCCCATGCGATGGACGAGCGGTGGCGGAGCACAAACGGTGCACCCGGATACGAGCCATCCAAAGGCCTGACGGGAGCTGCAGCTGATAGATGGTCGCTGGGCATCGTCGAGCTGGACCTCGTGCTCCCGCAGGCGACGATCGCCGACCAAGGGAACCACCAGAAGATCGTAGATCTAGTAGCGTTCGGGCAGGAGGAGCTCGGAGTTCCGGAGGCAGCCGCTGCCCGAATTCTCCGGAACACCGTCGAGGCGCTCCCTCATTCTGAATCGGCTAGGCCGACGATGCCGCCGCTGGAGATCGACCAGTTGCAGAGACGGTTTGCGACGGCTATCCTCTCGACGATCGACCTCGAGAATCCGCTTGCCCCGGTTCCCTCGGACATTGAAGTGTTCGAGGAGGGAGGAGACGAAGCCAGGATCGGCTATCCATACGGGATCGTCGGAGTGCTGGCGGCCTTAACCGTCTCAGGAGTACCACTGGAGGATCGACTGATCCGCCGCTCCACCGGATGGATTCGTGAACGGCTTTCTCAAATCCGCTCTAGCGGCTTCAAGGGAAGAGAAGGCATCCAGTACGGCCTCGAGCAGATCGGCTTCCACGCTCTGGCCGCCGAGGTGGAGCGGCTTGACCTTGCGCCGCCCTCGGACCACACCTATTGGTCGGGCTGGGCAGGAGTCGGGCTAGGCGCGCTGTCCCGAGACAGTGTCCATGCCAAGGAGATAGAGGCCGCGTCCGACGCACTGAGCCGACTGCTCGAGACCGACGTTGAGACCCCGGTGGCAGGCCTTCTCCACGGCTGGAGCGGCCCGGCGCTCTTCTGGACAACTGCTTTCCGACGCCATGCTCAGCGACCCGAGTACAAGGATCTTGCGAGACGAGCGATCGAGCGCGACCTCAGTGCGTGCGGCGAGACTCTCAACGGCACCATTGAACTCGACGAGGGTTGGCGCACCCTGCCTTATCTGGGCACTGGCTCGGCAGGCGTAGCCCTGGCCATTGAAGAGCTCAACGCCATCAGCGAGTCGCCGAGATTCACGCAGGAGCTCGACAAGCTTCGCCTTGCCTCGACGTATTTTCAGTGCGGCCAGGGCGGCTTCGCCCACGGCCTCACGGGCTTCATCACAATGCTTGCCCGCTACCCGGAGATGCACTCTGGCGCGAGAGAGGTTCTCGAATCTCACATGCGATCGCTCCAGCTGCACGCAGTCCCCTTCGGGGAGGGCCTACTCATCCGGGGGAACCAGAATCTCCGGTTGTCCTGTGATTTCCTGACCGGTTCTGCAGGTGTGCTCGGTGGGCTGTCCGCAGTCCAGGGCCGCTGGTCAGGTGTTCCGTTCCTACCTGGGACGGACGGATCGAGAATGGAGAGGAGGTGA